The nucleotide sequence AATTAATTTTTTACCATGGAAAATCTGGAAATCAAATGTCATTATGTTATATAAGGTTTATACTTACTTGAAACAAAAATGTAACATAGTGTTAAAACTGGCTTTCCAAAACTGTTACAGCATAGCTGTACTCTGCACTAATAATCACAAAGTTGTAATATAGAACTCTGTTAAGCAGTCCCATTATGTTCTtacaaaaatagaattaaactGTGTGACCAGACAAAGACTTCAATTACACTACTTGGCAAACATAGAAATTCAATGGAGTCTTTTTCCTCTTGCAGTTTAAAGCAAAAGTCAAATATCACATCTTTTTCAAGACTCACAAAGATGATTCAGGTTGTTTGTTtggcatttttttaatctctatcaCAACAGCAGGGATGTTTTCAACTTTAGTCCTCCTGGGTTTCTTCTCTAGATTGTCACTAAGTTCTAAACAAGAAATGCTAACTGTTGGGGCCTTTTCTGCATCCTTTCCAGATTGGGCTTGTGGCCGTGTCCCACAACATTGCTTCAAAGCACACTGAGTTCTGCAGGCAAGTTCACAAGGGACTACACTTGATTTAGAGCCTACACTAGCAAATTCAGGCTGAATGGTAGTAGCGTGAATTCCGTGATTATGGAAAACGTCTTTAATGATCTTAGCCACCTGCATGTATGATGCCGGGTCTTCACATTTTATGTGAGCAGTGGCAATGATTCTGCTTCCAGCAAGCTGCCAAACATGTAATTCATGAACTTCCTCAACTCCTTCAACATCTCGAAGTTCTTTTATCAAATTTTTGATATCAATTTGTTTAGGAACAGTTTGGAGAAGAATAAGAGCAGACTCCTTAAGCAACGGGTAAGTTGTGTAAAGAAGTATACAAACCATTACAATACAAAGAGTTGGATCTAAATATAGCACCCAGCAGGGACCAGCCTCAGAAACTGCTGCCTGAGTACTATTAATTAATTCTACAAATGCTTTGCAGGGGTCAGGGATACATGGATTCACACACATATTCCCTTCACTACAAACTTTCCAAGAAAAGTAAAAGACTAAAGCATTTACTACTACAATCACTGAACCCAAAGCATCTCCAAAGACATGCAGAAAAACTCCACGCATGTTAAGCTGTCCAGccttatcatcatcatcttccaATTCCACCTGGTCAGGTTCTCTGATAAGATTCCCATTCACTTGTACTTCCATTGGATCATTTCTGGACTTTTCTGGatctacaaagaaataaaaattcttatcaaACACATTTAAGgtgtttatataacattcttgtcTAATTCCATTTAGGTGATAGAGGTGAAAATTCTtcataaacaacagaaaaatgtGCTCAGAGCAATTCAATATAAATTGATGTACTGGGAACAAGCCAAGCCAGGACATAATGGCCAGGACTAAATTAAGTCATTAAGATGATATTGCTTCCCCATACTCCTAACCACCCTCCTACCTTCCCATCTCCAAAAAAAAGTTCATCTTTTCTGTCAGAGGTGGGGGTCTTGTGAACATTCTGCTATACTTTTTGGCAtataccaaaaccaaaacaaaacaaaacaaaacaactgaaTGCTATTACCTCAAATTAAATGCAACTATGGATAAATCTAATACAAATGGCTGATTTGACACACAGCTCTCGTGGCTTTTTGTCATTAACCCCTTAATTAAAAGTTAAGGTTAACTTTTAAACTTTTGTCATTTATGTAAAGGATAGTCTCTTGGTGGAAGGGGTTTAGAAActgacaaacaaacaatataaacctatcaataattacagaGACTTCAGGAAAAGCTGGGACTAAATGATCACTATCCACCCTATTAGCTCCTAAACCAAATGTACTGATCTTTTAAAGGAATTATACACACGAGAGCAGCTTAATTTTGGGATAACACCTTGCAGAGTGGGAGTGAGAGGAAATTCAATTGTTTACTAAACCTTTCAAACGTACAACCTGAATTCATTAACATGGTATCCTGCATCTTGAAAAAAGGGTAATTGTGTAGTATCATACAACTAGGTACATCAATATAAATGGTAAAAACTGGTAGGAAATACACCAATCTGTTAACATCACTGAGCCTGGGCAGTAGGGTACTAGGTTGATTCCTTTTTCCGGCTCCTTTTCTTCAACATTCATTCCCCAACTTTCCTTCAAGAGCACTTAATGTTTAGATGAAAACTATCCACTGAAAACATAAGATGAATAAAATACCATCACTTTTTACTTACAAAAAATACTAAGTGAAATGTTAAACATGCCCGGACACGTTAAGCCTAAAATTTTCAGGATTAGGTTTAGATTTCAGAAAATTAACTGAAACATACACTGGTGTTCATCATAGGACACCTTTACCCAGGATTTTGAGCTGAGGAAAGTCGATCACTACAAAGCTCTGGTTACAATATTAAGAAACTTGTTTAAAGGGCATAAGAACTACTTGGGCAGAGCAAGGTTCCAAACAGCCAACAACTAAGGACCAGTGGGGGATGCTCTCCGTTTCTCAACAGGGCCAAGAAATTCAATTAGGAAGCATTTTTGACTGTGCTAACGCCAAAATcagacagtctctttaaaagataGCCTGTAAAGACAGCCAAGTGCGGCTGTGGACTGCAGAGGGCTGCCGGTCACCTCCTGACCTCTTTTGCCCGCTCTCACCATCACAGTGCCCATCTACACCTCCAGACGCGCTCCCCGGCTCCTGACTCCGGGCTGAAAGGGGGGCCTACTTCTACGTCCTCCAGGCGGGTGCGGGTGCGGGTGCGGGTGCGGGACCGGGAAGGAGCAGCCAGGAGGCCGCACAGCGCGGCCGCTCGGGCACCAGGGGGCGTGCGGGCCACCCCTCCCGGGGCCATCCAAGGGTCTGGGCTCCCCAACGCCAACCACTTGTGGCGGCGACTTTCTCTCCTCACCTGTCTGGTCCAATTTCAGCCCGTTGGAGTTGCTGGTATTGGACACCAGGATGTTAGTCTCCTCCTGGTCGGGACCCTGCTCACCTGGGGGCATGCTGTCGCTACCCCCGGTGCGGCTGCTCTTGCCGCGGCCCCCCTTGGGGAGGCCATGGCTGTGCCCCCCGTGCGAGTGGCCGTGACCAGAGTCGTTGCCGAAGCCGCTGTGATGGTGGAAGAGGCACAGCCCCAGCACGTTGACCACCAACCCCGCCACGCCGACCCCGAGGACCACCAGCGGCTGCTGCATCTCGTGTGGCTCAATGAAGCGCTCGATGGCCTCCAGGAGGATGGCGAAGCAGAGGCCGGTCAGGAAGATGGCGTTCACCAGAGCCCCCATCACTTCGGCCCGGATCCAGCCGAACGTGTTCTTCTGGGTGGCGTGGGTCCGCCGGGCGAAGCGCTCGGCCACCAGCGCCACCACCAGCGCCAGCACGTCCGACAGCATGTGGAAGGAGTCGGAGAGCATCGCCAGCGACGAGGTCACCCGGCTCACCACCACCTCCAGGACCATGAACATGAAGGTCAGTGCCAGCATGCAGAGCAGCCGGCCACGGTTCCGACCCCAGCACCCCATGGCTGCGGTTTAGAGGGCCGCCGAGCGCGGCCCGGACACTCGTGAGGCTGAAGCGGCGGCGCCGAGGGCCGGTGACCCGGCGACGGAGGAGGGAGGGCGGCGCGGGGCTCTCACCGCCCGAGCCCAGCCGCTTGGGAGCCTGCTGTTGGGCCTCTGCGGCCGGACGGGGGCGAGCCCCGGGTCGAGCCGCCGAGCCCCCGCGCCTGCGGGCGTCCCCGGAGGGCAGGCGGCGCGCAGCTCCTCAGGCGTCCCTCCTCGGAGCCGGCGCGGAGGCCCGGCTCAGCCCCAGCAGCCCCCACACCCACagcggggaggcggcggcggcggcagcggcggggaGCTGAGGCTCCCGGAGCCCGCGGTAGAAGAGCCGGAGCAggagcgggcggcggcgggggcgggcgaCGAGCAGCTCCGCGCTGCGAAGGCTCCAAGCATCTGCAAGGTCTCCACGCAGGTCTTCCTCTCGCTGGTCTCCCTCCGCTGTGGCGCGGGCCGAGGAGCCGATGCCTGAAGAGCTAAAGAGGCGGCGGGCGCGGCAGCTGCACTCGGCCCGGTGTCGGGCGCCTTCTTCGCCCCCCCGCTTTTGCAGACGGTTTACAAAAAAACTTTGCTTTGCACTCGGAACCCCCGTTTTCACACGGACCCGAGCGTGACAAGGCCTCGCCGCCCGGCCCACCAGGCCCGGCACGCTTCTCCATTGGCCAGGACCCCCTCACGACAGCAGCCTCGCACCGCCCATCCGCCCTCGCTATTGGATGGAGGCTCAgcggggcgggagggggcggTGTCTCGGCTCCAACAGATGGGGGCGGGGCCTTTTCCTTCAGGAGCCGGGCGTGGGCTGGGGGCCGCGGCCGGGTGCAGCGACGGGCGtcgtgggggagggaagggggcgcGGGCCGCGTGcagcaggagggggaggggcagggcggggcaggcGGGGTGCCCCCGGCGTGGCGGGGCTTTTGCCCCGGTGCTGCGGGTCCTCTCAGCCGCCGGCACACCTGCGGGGGCCGGGCAGCAACAGACTTTGATCCTCCGAGCCGGGTCCACGTGGGGCGGGCCGCGCGGCGGCTGTGTGACAGTCGGCAGCCTGGGAAGGGCCGGGAGAGGGAGCCCCTGTGTTGCGGGGGCCCTCGGGTGCGCCCTCCTGTCACAAGAACTGAGGTTAGGCCGACAGACTAATAAACAAGTGCAGCACGTAACTTGTGCCTCTGCTCAACACCAAGCTGAGGAGTTAGTCCAGGGCGGTCCTGCGAGGGAATGAACGGAATCTTTGTAAATGTTTCAAAAAAGCAAATCACCCCTATAACCACCATCCTCAGGAAACCCTGTGTGAAGTCAGGTATCTGTCACTGATTATCTAAGGACCATTTAGTGTACAGACTTAAAGCAGGAGAAACCTGGGTTCTGGTCGTGGCTTTGGGTAGGTCAACTAATTTCTCCAGACCTGTTTTCTTCATATATGAAGCAAAAGATTGGACAAGGGAAACTCAGGAGTCCTCCTGACTCTAAAATTCTAAGGCTGTATGatttaacaaacattttatttatagactACAAACTGCGGAACCCTGTGTTGGTTGCcatggggaaggagaggggcagTAAGAATACAGAAGAATGAGCTTCTGTCCAGGTGGAGgtaaaacataaacataaaaaatttaaattatgatgAAATAGTCCTAATAAATTGTGGCGACACTAGTTTAGATTGGATACATATGTGCTGTGCTCTGAGGGGGGTTTAGCTGATTTGAAAGTGAAGGCTTCCTGCTTCATAAGCGGAGGGGTGGCTGGAGTCTGAGTGGCCTGAACTGGACTTGCAAAGGTCTGGCCACAGCCCCTGAAGGCCCTCCAAGTGCTCTGGGTTGCTGCAAGACAAAGGCAGTGCCACCCAGTGCCTTAGGGTCTGTGTGTAAGACTTGTTTGGGGCcgttttttgcattaaaaaataatttttttaattctacaaaatttttttcacttgcgTATGATGTGTATCTCATCTTCCCACCCAGACTCAGGAACCAAATCCTCATCTATTTCTGTTCTGCTGGAATAGAGAAGAATAGAGGAAAATTTCTGAGACATTATAAAGGAAGAATTGATAGGATTTGATGATGAATTTGGTATTGAGAGAGTGAAAGCTGATGAGGAAAATTTAACAAACATTGTTTTTAACCTGACAAGGAAAATATTGCTTTAAACAGGTGATGAAGTTGGGAAGGTGGGGCAAGGAGCTGATTTTAAGGGTAAAATGCTGAGCCTGTTTTTAACATGCTGAATTTGAAGTCTGGATGGTGGCAGTGCTAAGGAGTGGGAAGGTGGGATTGGGGACGTACATAATTTCTCCTTTGGTATAGGCAGTTGATGTTTGTGCTGTCAAGTATGTAAACATAGCTTCAAACCTCCTTCTAAACAGACCCTCCTATAGAGAAATTAGGGAGCCACTTATGGGTCAAGATATCCTATGGAAATGACCAGGAGGCAGTTGGAAGACCATTTTGCCTCCTGTTGGGAGCTGCTGTgtccctttatttaaaaaatagattcctCCAAGTGGGAGAATTTAATGCCCAAAGAGGAATCAGTAAGGGGATATAAAAGGCAAGGATGCTCAGCAAACAGGGTAGCAACCCCTTCAATAACTAAGCAGGCTGAATTGGGAGATGTTGAGACCCATATGAAAACAGGCTCTGAGGTTCAGTTCAACTCAGTAGTCACTTATGAAACTCTACTTTGTGcaggcattttttttcctcctgtaagCCACTTCCCAAACAATGTGTGTTATACTCTCATAACCTAGAAGGAGGCAAGGTGTCAGAGGTACATTTTTCCAGGTTAGAAAAAGTTATAATCATGCACTCCAGAAAGAGTAATATCCTTTACATGACAGCAAACCATTTCAGTCAAATAAAGTTTTCTTCCCCCTAGCATGGTATAGTCAAAATACTTTGGCATCTTGACTCAAATCTGTCCTTTTTCAGCTGGTTGTCCTAGGATAATGTTAACAGAGCCAGAAGTAGGTTAAAGTGAAGGGAAACCATACCATTATTCACCAGCACCCCTGGAAGTTGTGGCCCCAGGTTGAGTAAGATGGCTTggctttttcttcttaattcttgAGAGCTCTCCTGATAATTTGCCTAGCATCCAAACTGACTAAACGCAGCATACTTTAAAGATGAGAGAATAATTCTCCTTTTGGAAAGAGACTGCCAATTTGAGTGAAAGCCAAATGTTCAACACAAACTTTGCAATTTCAAAGTCCTCTAAGATCTCTCCCTGCTCTGTCAATGACAAGCCCCCCCCCCAACCTGGAGCTTCCTAGTTCAAGGAGCTAGTGAGAACATTATCAATCCAAAGTGTAGGTTTTAAAggattcttgttaaaaaaaaaatcagaaaaactgcCAAACACAGACATCCCTCTGAATTTTGGTTATCAAAAATCATGAGTGTATGACTCTGTACTATGgactgacaaaaaaagaaaaccatgtgAAATACCAGATTATATTTGACTTTGGTTGGTGGGGAAATCAGATCCGTTTGTTTGTCTAGTTTTGGAATGTTCTTGAGTAATTAttacaaatataaactaaaatGTCCAGCGACAACTTGAGGGCCATGGCTTGAATTTTCAGCTGCTCCCTGGGGGAACAGGCAGtagagaaaagaataaacaagTAACAATGCAGTAATAAAGCCCTGAAACATCACAAAAGGGTTCAGAGGTGTAAGGGAAACCATATGAAAGAAAGGGTCAGAGCAGGAAACCCTCCTTGGACGCAAAGGGGAAACAGGAACAGTGTAGGGAGTAGAACATACAGTAAGAGGCCCCGGGACAACTGCTGAGCTTTTTCTGGTGGTTAGTTAAGCTAAAGAAAGAATGGCAGGTGAGAGTGACTAGCAAGGGAAAACTCAATTTTCTTAGAGACTGAAAACTGGATCTAAGATCTCTTAAATCTAGAAATGAAGGCCCTGACACCTATACAGGAAGGCTCATTAAAAGCATTTGTGAATTTCTTGGGTGCAGTGTTACATAATACCAGAAACTGTGGAAGGTGCAGTTTGTCGGTTTTAAGGTCTAGGCTGACTGCCCCTTCTTCCTTTAGCCCTTCTACTCTAGGGGCTGGAGATTGTAATTAAAGTACAAAGTACggaaggttttggttttttttaattaatttaaaagcatGTTTCTATgattcttttcattatttgtCTATAAAGATGTTGCTGAACAGTAGAGTATTTTGAATGTACTCCATACCTGGTAAGTTTTAGAAAGTGCAAGGGAACTGGTCCTTAGAAATTACTGACTTTGTACAAGTTATTAAAACTCTCTAGGCCTCACTTCCACATCTTTTTAGGGAAGAGACAGCCTCTTAACTGGAGTCAAGATGTGAATAAAGGAGATGATATCGCCTGTTCCATACGCTTGGGGTGGGGGCCTTTATAAAGGCTACCTGTACTTGGAGTCACCATCAATCCAGAGCTGAATTTTGAACTTGCAGATTCAGAAAccacatttttatcattttacctGGGAGGAACTGATTTGCATGGACTCAAAGTGAACTAATTTGCTGGCCAGACTCCCCAGTTTGTTCACTTTCTCTGTCTGGAGGGGAGAGCTGACTGCACAAAGCCTGCCTCCCTCTTGTGGGCGGGGCCTCTCGGAAGCAAGGCTACATGGGGAGAACTAGACCAGAGGAATTGGATCTTTCTTGGAAGGGGGTATTTCCACTCTCTCTCCTGGGCTATGAGTCTCCTGcctgtctctgcacacacactcggcccctctgtccctgggttACACTCATTTTGCTGCCAGAGTGATCTTTTCAAAACCCAGATCTGATCATTGCAAAATACACATCCTCTTCCtcgtcttcctcctccccctccaccaccaccaccatcacagcTCTGGCTTCCCAGTGCTCTGAAGAGATGAGCCAAACTCCAGTTGCCAAGGCTGGGCATGATCTGGCCCTGGCTGCCCTCCCCAGCCTCATTCCATCACTCCACCTAACAGGACTGGCCATTCCGactgtctctccacttgctcttTCCCACCGAAAGACCTGTGTGCACATTGTTCCCTCTGCTTAGGACACTCTTCCCTCGTCTCTTCCCCAtcttagttcttttatttttttttttaaatggggaaacttaagattgaacccaggaccttgtgcatgctaagcatgcacctctaccactgagctatactcaccccactccaccccctcAGTTCTTGCTCATCCTTCAGCTTAAGGGCCACTTCCTTAGGGAAATCTTCTCTAACCTCTCTGGCCAGGCCAAATTGCTCTAGTACAAGTTTTCTTGGCTCCTCACCCTTATCTTTTGTGCACAGAGAatgatgtaatttacatttatccACTTGAGTATTTGATTAGGTCGTAAGGTCCATGTGGACAAGGGCTGTGTGTGCTTTTGTTCACCATTATATCGCCGGCCAGCCTGCCTcggtaaatgtttgttgagtgaatgagtgcATGTTGGTAAATTACCTTTTTCAGTTTGTGCATTCCTTCGACAAATCCTTATTGAACATCCTTGGTTCCCTGTCTACACTGGAACGTGAGAATCAGAGGACCATTTCCTTCTAGACAGTGTAGAAAACACTGTAACACATTCTTATTAATTAGCTCATCTTTTTCTTCACTTCGAGCAGGCTACCACCCTTTACTGTGATATTATCTCACATAAGTTGCAATTAATTGAATGAAACTAGGACCCACCCTTGAAATCTGCCACAGTAACATTTTAGGTTCccatacagtttccaaagcaCTTCCACATCCCTTATTTAAGGTACTTGATGATCCTACAAAGTTTGCAGGGCAGATTCTACAGATATGGATGGAGACTCTAAGAAATGAAGAATTTCTCAAGGTCCCACTGCTTGTGAGGCCCTAATCACACTAACAATGTGTTTGCTTTTAACTTCATACCCAAATTTGGGAGGAACAAACTCAGTTTGAGGCTCAAGACCTCACATGCACTAACTACTACAAATTCTATAGTTCAGGAGAGTTCTAAAGGTCTCTGGTTCTAtgattttcttattaatttgtaaTTACTATAAGGACTAAGGGGAAGTGGCCTACTTGTGAGTGACACCTCTTTAACAGGTCACTCTGAAATCTGATTCTCTAGTGGTGTGTTCCAAAATTGGGTCCTGTTCACACATAACTCTGTGAAGTGAATTACTAATTGTTTTGCCTACTGCTTTTATCCACTTTTTACTTTCAATTCTTTAACAGCTGGGATGCCTTCCAAAGGACTAACGTTAGTGAAAATACTGACCCCCTCACCTGGGGCGACGTATTAAAATGCAGGTGCTGATGCAGCAAGGTTGGCAGTGCAgcccaagattctgcatttccaatAAACTCCTAGTGGATGCCAGTGTCTGTGGTTCCCAGATCGCACTCTGAGGACCAAGATATtagaagttttttatttttaaccctgGAAGGAAGCTATCACATGCAGTTAAGATATTCCCATCCAAAACAAAAGTTTCCTcaaatgtaaaaatgttttaactttacttttattttatatttatctgtTGTATATGAATTTTACTTTGTAATGAATGCTGTCACTtctatattaaaatgtttaaataaaatcaaatgtcTTCTCCTTGCAGGAAAGCACTCCTTAAAATGAGTCAAACTCCAGATGTGAATACGCATTTCAGTTTCTCCCTTCActgtgtcagaaaaaaaaaattattacttgACAgcttttggaaacattttttcttattctgacTAGCATTAACGGCTCCTGAAGTCTGAATAATAGGTTGGGCTGAGGACTCAATAGGACAAGGGTCTCTTGCACTTAAATCTTTCATTATCCAACAGGAAAAGCCCATCCCATCAGATGTTACTGATCAAATCCTCATAAAGACTAAAAATGAATAAGGCATATTTAATATTTAGGCTGCACCATGAGCCACGAGAGTCACCACAATGAGTAGGTGGGAAGTGAGACTAGAGACACTTCGCTCTGTCTGCTGATCCTAGAAGAGACCAAAGATCAAGCTTCATGGTAGCTGCTCTATAGACCATTCCCATGAGTCCTTGTTATTGACTTTATTTATGCTTTGCATTGGCTTCAAAGCTTATTCCATCATAAGGTCAGAGTTGACCATCTCTTAACCTCAAGAGAGACACCTTTCAGTCCCCAAAGCACCATTGTCTTCAAAGTGACCACCATCAAAACTATGGGATTGCTTTTCTAGGCGCTGCTCAGGTGCCTTCAAATTTGAGAGCAATCCTTTAATGGAAAAACCAGGATCTAATAAATTGGGGCAAATGGAGATTGTTTTATCTCTCAATTGCCTCCTGGTGTGGATCCTAGGAAGATGGAAGAGCTAAGTTTAATGGAAAAGACAGTCTGGCAGGTTGGGATGAAAAGAAGGATGAGCTATTAAGTACTCCACTCTGTTTCTGTGGCCAGACCTCCAGTCTAGGACTACACATCTCTCAGAGTAATTATGTGAGCACTTCTAATAGGTCTCCCATTCCCACACTCCTCCAGTCTATTTAATGCAGTGCTTTCTGATCAATATTCCCATATAGCCCATATATCATTGCTCACATGATGCTTTTGCTCAAAACCCTCAGTGGCTGCCCATTATACACAGAATAAGGCAGAGCATTTTATCTAGGTATTTAAGACATCCTGCCTGAGACCTTAACTTGTCTATCCAAACTTATCTCTCACTCCTCTTCAACACAAGCCTGTCACTGGAGCCAAATTATCCTAAGTAATGATTCCAAGTTACCTAATGGCCCTGTGCCTCCCTTTCCTTGATGCAGATCCAAATAATGACTTAACGCATCGGTTTGTTGTGAATTAGATGAATTAATACATATCGGATGCTTAGgaccatgcctggcacatggaaagggCCTGTAAAGGGTTGAATGGTGACCTCCCAAAAGATACACCCATGTCCTAATTACTGGAaactgtgaatgttaccttatttgggAAAAGGGTCCTTTGCCGATATAATTAAGGATCTTAAAATGAAAAGACCATCCTGGATTATCCACCTAGGCCCTGAATCCAAAGACAGGTGTACTGGTCAGAGATACACAAGGCAGACTAaacagacagaagagaagaccatgtgaagatggGGACAGAGATGGCCAAGGAATGGTAGCagctaccagaagctggaagaggcaaagaaaggAATCTTCCCGAGAGATCTGGAGACAACACAGCccagccaacatcttgatttcagattcCTGCCTCCAGACTACGAGagagtaagtttctgttgttttaaaccattaCATCTGTGGCTATGTGTGTGGCAGCCACAGGAAGCTAACACAGGGCCCGGGACATTTTAGCTGTTATCATCATTAATTCATCCCCCAATGTGACTTTTCCTCTCAGCATCATTTTTTATCCAACTGTTCTCTTGAAGTGTCTAGCACAGTATCTtgcaattagaaaatggaataaatatttattgaaagaaagaaaaaggggcaggaaaggaagagagggagggagtgagaaaggagggaaagaaggaaggagggaaagaggggaggaaagaaggaaggaagggaaggagggagggagggaggaaggcttaCTCCTACCACTTACTTGGTGCTCTGCACCCACAATAGCTTTCCTGTCTTTTTCCATAAACTCTAGCAGAGTGACAAGAACACTCAGTTGGTACTTTTCATCTGCTTCCCTGTGATGTACCTTTGTATGTCTTTGTATGTCTCTCTCCTCAGAGCTACTTGAGGACAAGGAtcatttcttttatctttctgtaCCCTCAAAGCCTGGTCCAT is from Vicugna pacos chromosome 23, VicPac4, whole genome shotgun sequence and encodes:
- the SLC30A1 gene encoding proton-coupled zinc antiporter SLC30A1, which encodes MGCWGRNRGRLLCMLALTFMFMVLEVVVSRVTSSLAMLSDSFHMLSDVLALVVALVAERFARRTHATQKNTFGWIRAEVMGALVNAIFLTGLCFAILLEAIERFIEPHEMQQPLVVLGVGVAGLVVNVLGLCLFHHHSGFGNDSGHGHSHGGHSHGLPKGGRGKSSRTGGSDSMPPGEQGPDQEETNILVSNTSNSNGLKLDQTDPEKSRNDPMEVQVNGNLIREPDQVELEDDDDKAGQLNMRGVFLHVFGDALGSVIVVVNALVFYFSWKVCSEGNMCVNPCIPDPCKAFVELINSTQAAVSEAGPCWVLYLDPTLCIVMVCILLYTTYPLLKESALILLQTVPKQIDIKNLIKELRDVEGVEEVHELHVWQLAGSRIIATAHIKCEDPASYMQVAKIIKDVFHNHGIHATTIQPEFASVGSKSSVVPCELACRTQCALKQCCGTRPQAQSGKDAEKAPTVSISCLELSDNLEKKPRRTKVENIPAVVIEIKKMPNKQPESSL